One Gemmatimonadota bacterium genomic window, CAGATCCCCCCCCTCGGTGGGGATGTCGTATTCGTCGGGGATGTCGGCGTAACCCATGTGGCGGAAGCACTCCCCGGGTACGGTCTCGTTGCCGCCCTCCGCAATCAGGACCCGCCGCGGTTTTTCGGGCAGGGTCATGATGACGTCCAGCACGCCGCGGACCGCGTCCGGATGGGTGCATACCACCGGGTTCGTGCCGGACAGGAAATTCGGCTTGAGCATGACCTCATCCCGCATGAGGGAGGCCAGCTGCGGGGCGGAGCGTTCTACCGCCGTCCGCACGTTTTCGCGTCGGTTGCTTCCCGTGCCGATTCCGACCGTCGTCGTGGTCGATGCCATGGTCATCTCCTTCCTTGGCGCGGATAGAATCGCAGTTCCGGTACGTCCGGGATCAGGCCGCGGGCGTGGGCCAGTCCGTAAAACTCCATGAGCCCTCGGTGTTCCCGGTCTCCCAGGTCAAACACCAGGTTGTCTCTCAGGTACGACGCGTAGAAAGACGTCGGCTGTGAACGGTCCCCCGCGTGGACTTCGGCGATCTGGTCGAGGGCGGACATCCCCTGATTCTTCGACGCGATCAGCAGTTCGACCTCACCGGGTGTGAGACCGCCATCCATTCCAGCCCAGAAGGCGTAAACGAAAGGCAATCCTGTCAGTTCCCGCCAGGCTTCCCCCAGATCCAGCCGCGGTTCGGGCCGGTTCGTATATTCCAGGGCCGGATCCCCGATGACAAGGGCCGCGTCCGCCCGTTCCAACATCGCTGAAACGTCCGGCGGATGGTCGACGGAATCGACTTCAAGACCGTACCGCTCATGCAGTACGATCCGGACTAGGGCGACCGAAGTCCTGGAACTCACATCCATCGCCACGGTCCGGATCCGGTGGACCGGAACCTTGTGGAACAGGAATATGCTGCCGACCGGACCGTCGGATGCGATGGAGACGCCGGGGACGATGGCGTAGGGTACCGGACTGCGCGCGTATTCGACCGATGGGATGACGGCTGCCGATGCCTCGCCCGCCCTGACCTGTCTGGCGCATACGGACGGTACATCGTAGAACACCTCGAACCCGTGATCCAGCCCGCCGTGTTCCAGGCCGTAGGTCAAGGCCCGGGAATTCAGGAAGCTGACGGCGTAGATGCGGGTTTTGTTAACCATACTTCAATCATACGCCGTTTTCCACGTACTCGTAACGCGTGTTGCGCCGACGCGGCGTGAATCCGGCGTCGCTAATGAGCCGTTGGATCTCGTCGGTTGGCATCACGAAGCTCGTACCTCCGGCGCTGATGACGTTCTCTTCCATCATCGTGCTGCCGAAATCGTTCACCCCGTATCCCAGGGCGATCTGCGCGATCTTGGGCCCCTGGGTCACGTAGGACGCCTGGACGTTCTCGATATTGTCCAGCAAGAGCCGGGCGATGGCCACGGTGCGCAGATAGTCGTAGCCCGTCGCCTTTCGCGTGTCGGGCAGTTCGGTCCCCTCCGGCTGGAAGCTCCATGCGATGAAAGCCGTGAAATACCCGTCGTGACGGGCCAGGGAATCGTCCTGTACTTCGCGAACCCGCAGAAGGTGGTTCAGTCGGTGTTCGACGGTTTCAACCGAGCCGAACATCATGGTGGCCGTCGACTTCATGCCGAGGCGGTGGGCCAGGCTGTGCACGTCCAGCCATTCCTGCACCGTTTCCTTTCGGTAGGCGATGGCGTCGCGCACCTCGGTATCCAGGATCTCGGCGCCGGCGCCCGGGAGGGATTTCAGTCCGGCCGCGCGCAGGCGGATCAGCGCTTCCTCGACCGTGATTCTCGAGATGTGGGCGAGATAGACGATTTCCGCCACGGAAAGCGAATGGAGATAGGCCGCGGGATAGCGCCGGGTGATTTCCGAGAAGAGCCGTTCGTAGTAATCGATCTTCAGCTTCGGGTTCAGCCCGCCCTGCATGAGGATTTCGCAGGATTCCGGCGTATCGCCTCCGACAGCGATCAGTTCCTCGACCTTGGCGAAGATCTCCTCGTCCGGCAGCGTGTATCCCTCCTGGTGGCCCGGTGGACGATAGAAGGCGCAGAACTTGCACCGTACCCAGCAGACATTGGTATAGTTGATATTCCGGCCGATGTTGTAGGTCACCACCGGTTCGGGGTGTCTGGTCCGGCGCACGTGATCGGCCAGCATGCCCAGCTCTGTGACGTTCGGGTGCTGGAACAGACGCCTCCCGTCCTCGGCGGTCAGCCGCGTTCCGGCCAGGACTTTTTCCGCGATATCGGTGATCATATGAATTATCCCGGGCTCGTTACCGCTTCGGCCTCTGCCCCGTTGACGGCTTCCAAATAGGCCGGCCGTATGGTTTCGGGCTGGTCGACGACATGGTAGAGCGCGTCGCGTTCGACGGGTTGCCGCCCCGATTCGCTGATCATGTCGAGCATCTGCGTGTGGGTCAGGGCCTGCATGCGGTCGGTGACGGGGTTCCGGGTGATTTCGTACTCCAGGACGCTGCCGTCCATGTCGTCCGCGCCGTACCACAGCGACACCTGCGTAACCGCCGGTGTGTTCATGATCCAGAACGACTTGATGTGGGGCACGTTGTCCAGCATGAGCCGGGCCACCGCGATCTCCCGGAGGTCCATCTGGCCGGTCGGTCCCGGCAGGTGTTCGATCGCCGTCCGCTCGGGGTGCCACGACAGGGGGATGAAGGCCAGCAGCCCCTTCGTCTCGTCCTGCAGTTCACGCAGTTTCATGAGGTGATAGACCTTCTCCTCCGTCTGCTCCACGTGGCCGTACAGCATGGTGGCGTTCGACGGCAGGCCCACCTCGTGGGCGACACGCGCGGTCTCGAGCCACTTGTCCGAATCCGACTTGGCCTGGAACAGCTCCTCGTGCACCCGTTCGCTGAAGACCTCGGCCCCGCCGCCGGGCAGCGCGTCCACCCCGGCTTCTTTCAGGTCCTGCAGGGTCTCGGCCATGGACTTCCTGCCGATTCGCCGGATCTGCTCGAGCTCGATCATGGTGTAGGCCTTGAGGGACACTCCGGGCCTGACTTCCTTGATCACCCGGACGATATCCAGGTAATAGGCGTAGGGCAGCTTCGGGTTCACGCCCCCGACCATGTGGATCTCGGAAATGGGAATGTCGGCGTAGGTCTCCATCCTCGCCCTGATGTCATCAGGCGAAAGCACGTATCCTTCGGGGTCCCTGGGCAGGGCGTAGAACGAACAGAAAAGACAGCTCTTGTTGCAGATGTTGGTGTAGTTCAGGTGCTGGTTGCGCACGAAGTAAACCCGGTCGCCGTGCATGCGCTCGCGCACCAGGTTGGCCAGATAGCCGATGGCGGGCAGATTCCCGTTCCGGTACAGCCTTCTCCCGTCGTCGACCGAAAGCCGCTCGCCCGCCACGACCTTTTCGTGGATGTCTTCCAGTCCCGCCGCGGCGATCAAAGCTTTGAACAAAACCGCCTCCTTGACACCAGTCGTTCAGTTCCAGCCGGGGGCGTCCGCTGCAGACGCCGACCCGGCATCCGCGTCCCTCTTATTATGCACTACCGGGTCCCATTCCACAACAAGAATCACCTCGGATCACATCATGAGTTCCAGGCTCCACAGCGCGCAGACCGGCTTTTTTTCCGCCGGTCCCGCTCGAAACCGCGGCCATCTCCCTGTCAATCCTCGACGACGCCCATCGCGGTCCAGCCCGGATCGGGATCGCCGGCCATCGCCTTCCGAACGTCGGGGCCGGGCGCTCCTGCCGTACCCCAGTAGTCCATGGTTTCCGGCACCCGTCTCCACACCGCGGGTGTGTGCGTTGCTTCGTCTTCGATGTGCGCCAGGTCGCTGGAGAGTTCATTCACGTATCCGGCCGGATCCTTGTAGTAGCAGAAGATGTTGTTGCCCGGGCCGTGACGCCCCGGTCCCCAGGCGGGTTCGTGTCCCCGAACACGAAGGTT contains:
- the mqnC gene encoding dehypoxanthine futalosine cyclase yields the protein MITDIAEKVLAGTRLTAEDGRRLFQHPNVTELGMLADHVRRTRHPEPVVTYNIGRNINYTNVCWVRCKFCAFYRPPGHQEGYTLPDEEIFAKVEELIAVGGDTPESCEILMQGGLNPKLKIDYYERLFSEITRRYPAAYLHSLSVAEIVYLAHISRITVEEALIRLRAAGLKSLPGAGAEILDTEVRDAIAYRKETVQEWLDVHSLAHRLGMKSTATMMFGSVETVEHRLNHLLRVREVQDDSLARHDGYFTAFIAWSFQPEGTELPDTRKATGYDYLRTVAIARLLLDNIENVQASYVTQGPKIAQIALGYGVNDFGSTMMEENVISAGGTSFVMPTDEIQRLISDAGFTPRRRNTRYEYVENGV
- a CDS encoding menaquinone biosynthesis protein, producing the protein MVNKTRIYAVSFLNSRALTYGLEHGGLDHGFEVFYDVPSVCARQVRAGEASAAVIPSVEYARSPVPYAIVPGVSIASDGPVGSIFLFHKVPVHRIRTVAMDVSSRTSVALVRIVLHERYGLEVDSVDHPPDVSAMLERADAALVIGDPALEYTNRPEPRLDLGEAWRELTGLPFVYAFWAGMDGGLTPGEVELLIASKNQGMSALDQIAEVHAGDRSQPTSFYASYLRDNLVFDLGDREHRGLMEFYGLAHARGLIPDVPELRFYPRQGRR
- a CDS encoding DUF362 domain-containing protein; its protein translation is MASTTTTVGIGTGSNRRENVRTAVERSAPQLASLMRDEVMLKPNFLSGTNPVVCTHPDAVRGVLDVIMTLPEKPRRVLIAEGGNETVPGECFRHMGYADIPDEYDIPTEGGDL
- a CDS encoding CofH family radical SAM protein, which produces MFKALIAAAGLEDIHEKVVAGERLSVDDGRRLYRNGNLPAIGYLANLVRERMHGDRVYFVRNQHLNYTNICNKSCLFCSFYALPRDPEGYVLSPDDIRARMETYADIPISEIHMVGGVNPKLPYAYYLDIVRVIKEVRPGVSLKAYTMIELEQIRRIGRKSMAETLQDLKEAGVDALPGGGAEVFSERVHEELFQAKSDSDKWLETARVAHEVGLPSNATMLYGHVEQTEEKVYHLMKLRELQDETKGLLAFIPLSWHPERTAIEHLPGPTGQMDLREIAVARLMLDNVPHIKSFWIMNTPAVTQVSLWYGADDMDGSVLEYEITRNPVTDRMQALTHTQMLDMISESGRQPVERDALYHVVDQPETIRPAYLEAVNGAEAEAVTSPG